Part of the Anopheles coluzzii chromosome 3, AcolN3, whole genome shotgun sequence genome is shown below.
gaaaaattcCGTTCATCTATGTTCTCCATCGTATTGAGTACAACACATAAAATACCCGAAACAAATGATGGTCTTTCGAATGATAAAATCCCCCGTGTACTGGTAATCCTTCTCCCTTTTCCATTTCCGTAACATTCTCCTTTATCACACCTATCCTCCCTAGCTCCTAAGTATCATTAAAATTACAATAACTCTTGGCAAACCAACAAGGCAAACAAATATGTCATGAATGAATGATtgaaggaagaaagaaagaatgaatgaatgaatgaatgaatcatCTTCCTTTTAATCAAGAAGGAAATTTTATTAAAGCCAATACGAAGCGCTCAAAGCAACGATACTTTCTTAAAAATGGATTATGCAAAATTCTTCGTAACCCGTGGGGATATTAGGATAGTAAATTCCTTCTTCACCACGCCCTCCATTCATCTCTTTGCATTATCGATGAACAAATCTATTGACGCGATGAACCTAAAATTATGCTCATATGGTTAGATTTTTATTGAACTTACCTATAGTGGTTTTGATACAGCGAAATATTACAAATTCTCGCTATCGATCGGAGTTGCTCGCTGTATAAAAGTATGCCGTAGTAATGTAAGTAATTAAACCGGTcgattatatttattaaaggATAGTGTTTGGAGCATGAAGCAACATATTAACAGGTACTTATGTCAGGTTGGCTGGTAGGCGTTGCGGGCACGTTGCGTGGTAGATTCATGGCAGTTTATCAGTGAAAGGCATGCAAGTATGTattcacaaaaaaactgaattgttctgaaacaaatatttgcaataaaaagagCGAAGATATACCCCAGCTGCGCAGATATGAAAGTGTTTGTTAATGTTGATTTGAATGGTATACTACTCATCCAAGAATTGTtagcaacattggttttgcTGAGCTGTGTGAAATCACGTTATTGTAGAAATCACAGAGAAGTTATTGTAGCTAGCATGGTGGTAAACCGTTTTATTCGTACTTAAATTCCTGCTGTGTTACGAATAAATTCGCGAATGGCTGGAGCAGTAACTTTAGCAAATGCAGACGGCAATCTGCCCCGGCAACCTATACCACCGTAAGAGGTTGCACCCGTTAGCTTGCCGTTACAAACGAATGGTCCTCCACTATCGCCTTTGCATACATCACCGTTATTGTTTTGCTGGGCACAAATAACTCTGTAAAGAAAGATCATGTTTGTAGCTTCGCAGCAAGAGATTTGCAAGGTCCACATTTGTTACTTACTGTGGTGTGGCATAACTACCCCATGCTGCTGAGCATTGCTGCTGTGTAATTACTTGCAGAGTGGCATATTGCAGATTGTCAGGAGTGGTTCTTCTGTCATAGTTATTCAACCCCCAGCCTGCCGCGTAGCATGTAGTATCACTAGGAACTTCTGTATCTTGGAGAGCAATCGGAGCAATATTGTCGTATCCTTGGAAGGAAGTTTTTATTTCCACTATTGCCGCATCATAATCATGTGTTTCTGGGTTGTAGTATGGATGGATAACGATTTTGCTGGCCTGAAACATGACCCCACCTCTGGTCTGTGTTGTACTGCCTCCGTATAGTGTGATCTGCCAAGAATTAATGTTTCAGGGTCAGCAACAAATGAAGACACTTTTCAAAGAATCACCCCAGTTCTTACCTTGGTAGCATTCTGATTCTTATACAGGCAATGAGCAGCAGTAAAGACGTGCTTGAGCGTTATAATACTTGCACCACAAGCACCAAAGTTATTCACTCGCAGGTGTACTATGTAGGGGAACGATGCAATATCGCCGTTCTTCCCATTAACAATGCGTCCTGAATAGAATGATTTGATGCCCTTGGACTGATGTGAAGTTGCGGTCACTTTTCTATTCTCTTTCCTGTCTTTACCCTCCACGTCGCTGGCAAACACGTTGGTAAGGCACAACGCCAAAAACACAGCACCTATTACCAGTGACACTGACTTCATCTTGATACTGTAGCTGTTATGGCTAATATCTTCTCTCATATTTAAAGCACAACAGCTTTGGCAAAATGTGTAGATTCTAgactttttgtttgtaacaGCTGTTGACGAAAGCCAAACAAGTGTTGTTCCGCATTGGAGGAACAGATTTCCTGTTTGTTacttttaaatttctttcaaCAACAGAATTGCGatatttatgattatttataCGTATACTGAAACTCTTTTATGTAATGCAGGTAACGTCTATGCACAGTGCACACTGTCATAATCAGTAATACTATCTAGAAGGCGTTCGTAGTGTAGAGATaacaaatatacaaaaaaaagacttaTTTCATACCTTCTTGACCCCTGttggttattttttatatgcatTGTGAGAGAAATAATATTCCGCTTAGTATAAAACAGCATGTAGAATGAAACACTGCAACAAGCTCTTCTCAAGAGTGTTCACTGTATTTACTCAGCTGATCCAGTCTCAAAACGCGTGTCCGCGACATACGTCAATCGAACCTTGTAAAAACACTTGTTTCACATCAAAATCGTATTTCCTGTACTATATAAATTACAGAAAATCCAATTTTATACATGTTTTTGATCATGATAGTACAGCAAATATTATACTTTTTTTCAAGTTATGTTTAGCTATAAGAAAATTCAACCGAAGTTTCATCCGTTGTTGATACTGCCACAAGAAAGAatgtgtgttattttatttttttacaattactTTTATGGAATTCATAATTATTTAACATGATGCCTATCAACCAAGGACCCAgcgatattattattattattat
Proteins encoded:
- the LOC120959144 gene encoding trypsin delta-like, which produces MREDISHNSYSIKMKSVSLVIGAVFLALCLTNVFASDVEGKDRKENRKVTATSHQSKGIKSFYSGRIVNGKNGDIASFPYIVHLRVNNFGACGASIITLKHVFTAAHCLYKNQNATKITLYGGSTTQTRGGVMFQASKIVIHPYYNPETHDYDAAIVEIKTSFQGYDNIAPIALQDTEVPSDTTCYAAGWGLNNYDRRTTPDNLQYATLQVITQQQCSAAWGSYATPQVICAQQNNNGDVCKGDSGGPFVCNGKLTGATSYGGIGCRGRLPSAFAKVTAPAIREFIRNTAGI